From the genome of Polyangiaceae bacterium, one region includes:
- the folD gene encoding bifunctional methylenetetrahydrofolate dehydrogenase/methenyltetrahydrofolate cyclohydrolase FolD, with protein sequence MTARILDGKVLAQKVRDEVRADVARFMSEFGRPPGLDVVLVGEDPASVVYTRNKEKASNEVGMRGRLHRLAADTSEAELLERVRALCADDSVDGILVQLPLPKHIREERVIEAIVPSKDVDGFHPINAGLLSTGKPALVPCTPTGCMRLIAESGVSLEGSRAVVVGRSNIVGKPMAMLLLAANATVTMAHSRTRDLPAVCREADVLVVAVGRARMVGGDWIKPGAVVIDVGMNRDANGKLCGDVDTSAAAERASYITPVPGGVGPMTIACLLQNTVRAARARKQSEQLPTS encoded by the coding sequence ATGACTGCACGCATCCTCGACGGGAAAGTTTTGGCTCAAAAGGTTCGCGACGAAGTTCGTGCCGACGTTGCTCGGTTCATGAGCGAATTCGGGCGTCCTCCGGGGCTCGACGTGGTGCTCGTCGGGGAAGATCCGGCAAGCGTCGTGTACACGCGTAACAAGGAAAAGGCGTCGAACGAGGTCGGTATGCGAGGGCGGCTTCATCGTCTCGCTGCGGACACGAGCGAAGCGGAGCTGCTCGAGCGCGTGCGGGCATTGTGCGCGGACGATTCGGTGGACGGCATTTTGGTGCAATTGCCGCTGCCGAAGCACATTCGCGAAGAGCGCGTCATCGAGGCGATCGTGCCATCGAAAGACGTGGATGGTTTTCATCCGATCAATGCAGGACTTCTGTCGACAGGTAAGCCGGCGCTCGTGCCATGCACGCCCACGGGATGCATGCGACTCATTGCTGAATCGGGCGTGTCTCTCGAAGGCTCGCGCGCGGTCGTGGTTGGGCGAAGCAACATCGTTGGAAAGCCTATGGCGATGCTGCTTCTCGCAGCGAATGCCACCGTGACGATGGCTCATTCACGCACGCGCGACTTGCCGGCGGTTTGTCGGGAAGCGGATGTGCTCGTGGTTGCCGTCGGGCGGGCTCGCATGGTGGGCGGCGATTGGATCAAGCCCGGCGCCGTCGTGATCGACGTGGGCATGAATCGCGATGCCAACGGCAAACTCTGTGGCGATGTGGATACGTCGGCCGCAGCGGAGCGTGCGTCGTACATCACGCCCGTGCCCGGTGGCGTCGGGCCGATGACGATTGCGTGTCTCTTGCAGAATACAGTTCGGGCCGCGCGTGCTCGGAAGCAGAGCGAACAGTTGCCTACGTCCTGA